ATTAGTCAACTATCTGTCAACTAATAGTCAACAGAAAGTATTGTATTCTGGCCAAATCAATTGGTATTATATAAGTCGTTTCAGTACACAACCATATCTAACAGTTAGTGCTGCTTGAGATTTTTGAACACCTTGAGAACTAACAACAAGTACGAACACATACTTGATTGACCACACAATGGCTGACCCTGTTGTGTGGTTTTTTATTTCCACTTACTGCATATATGACAAGCGCCATTTTGAGTACCCCCACCTCTCGCAATAATTTTTTTATACCTCTTTTATCTGACGATTTAAAAACGTCTTAATCAACGAAGATCGAGTTAACCGGAAATGAGTGTGACGTATTATGCAATAGCAGAAGTGAAGTCGGAAATTTGGAGCTGAAAATCAATAAACGTGGAGCAAAACGATTTTTAAACGATCAGCAATTCAGCGCAAAGATATTATACCGGTTCGTGTGATAACGTAGACAGGCGCCTTCAAAGACACAACGAATCAAGAGTGTCATCTACGAAATATGGAGTCCCTTGGGAGTTGGTGTGGTATAAGAAATGTGATAATAGAAGCGAAGCCAGAAAGCTGGAGCTGATAATTAAAAAACGCGGAGCAAAGCGGTTTTTAAGCGATCAGAATTCTTCACAGTAATTTCCCATTGTATTTAGCCTCATTTACTCCTAATTTTCGCCTCTATTAAATCGGGACGTGGCTCAGTTCGGTAGAGCACTCGGCTGGGGGTCGAGGGGTCGCAGGTTCAAATCCTGTCGTCCCGACTATTACTAAGCTCATTGCACATCGCAGTGGGCTTTCTTTTTTTCCTTCACTTCATCCAATATACTTCTGTGTTTTCTCTTTGAGGAGGTATTAATTATAACACTCGGTTCTGTTCATTCGAGTATCCCGACTTCAACTTGTTATAATTTAGAGGGCCGCAGGTTTCCCGAGCCATTCGGGATCGTACTGACATTTATAATAGCCTTTAATTCAATGCAGTGAGCTTTTATTGAATATGATTCTATACTATGATTTTTAATCATACCCCCCCATCCGGTAAAAAGAATCCCTGCCGTATTTGAAATAAATTTATCATATTGGTGAAATTTCAATTCAGGCCCAACTTATGATTCGAACCGGATTACTCTTTCTTACTTCAGCATTAATTCTCATCTCCTGCACGTCAAGCAATCAACAAACAGCAGACAATCCGTTCGACGGGCCCAGCCCCTGGCCGGATATCCGCAAGGAACGTGTTCAAACCCTGCTGCCTCAGGCTATGCAACGGGCTGAAGTTGATACCTGGATGATCTTATGCAGATCAAACAACAACGATCCGCTGGCCCGGCACATCGGATGTGAAAATGCTGTAGCTCCTGCAGTTTTTATTTTTGAGTTGGAAGGAGATGATATTCGCTCAACTGTATTTACACCTCCGGGCGAAGCCACGGCCTTGCGGGAAGTTGCTCTTCATGATAGCATTTCTGTTGTAGATCGAAGCCCCGGCGCAATGGTTGAAGCTGCGGATTACATCAATAGTAATCACCGTGGACGACTGGCTATGAATTTTAGTGAAACGAACGAAATAGCTGACGGTTTAAGCTATTCACAGTATCAAAGTTTTACAGATCTGCTGATTCAGCCGGTTATTAATCAAATTGTCTCTTCAGAAGAGTTGGTGTTTGAATGGCTCTCCGTAAAATCTCCGGACGAAATTGACATTCTACGCAAAGCCGCCGAACTGACGGCACAATGGGAGGTTGAAGCTTACCGGCGGGTTATTCCAAACCAAACAACCGATAAGGATGTAGCAGATTTTTTAAAAGCTAAAATGCGGGAGTATGGCGTGACCGATGCATGGATGCCCGACCAGAACCCCGCAGTTAATTCAGGACCGGACCGCGGACACGCTCATCCAACAGATAAGATTATTCGGCCGGGCGATGTCATCCAAATCGACTTTGGAATCAAAGTTTATGATATGTGGGTGACCGACATTCAGCGTTTTGCATATGTTCTTCAACCTGATGAAAGTGAGCCCCCGGCTGACATTCAGAAGTACTGGGATGTGGCAAGAGACGCCAACCGTATGGTACTGGAAGTGATGCAGCCCGGAATTACCGGATTAGAGGTGGATCGCGTTCAAAGAAACTGGCTTGCAGAAAATGGATCGATGAATGTAATGTGGAATACCGGTCATCCGGTGGGATATGTTGCTCATGATGTGGGTCCCAGTCTGGGTGGAGCACAAGAGGGTCGCGATCCAAGTTCAACGGCTTACGAACCTCTCCGCGTTGGAAATGTTTTTGCCTATGACGGTTTTTACATGTGGGAAATTGAGGGCGGAACAAAAACGATTTCTGTTGAAGAGATGGCCGTTGTTACAGAAACCGGTGCAGAATATTTGACCGAGCCGCAGGAAGAATTGATTTTGATCTCTTCGGATTAATATTAAATCGGTGCTTCGGTCATTCGTCCATCATTATTCGTCGATCGTACTGAAATGAATGACGAATCACCGAACGACCGAACTACGATGGACGATTCTGACACGAATAAGACATGGTATTTTTATAAGTCTCCCAACCAAAGATTTAAAGAACAGCAGGCTTAAAGACTACATAATAAACTGGAAACCAAACAGAAATACCATGTCTATCCAATTCCCATTACCCTCTCTCGGCAGGAACCAAAAGAATTGGAATTTTACTCTGTCGGGTTACCTGATTACTCACCCCACCGATAAAAAACCGTTCCACAAATCCTTTACCCTGGCTACCCATAATCAACATGGTAGCTTTGTTATCTTCGGCCGCTGAAATGATCTCTTTGGCCGGAGTCCCAAATGTTATGTAGATCTGAGCATTCTCGCGGGTATTTCCGGATAGCTGATCCCGCATTTCATCCAGGATCTGCTCTGTTTGTTTGGTCAACTCATCTCGACTAACCGGGTCTTTCAGGGCGATGGCGTGGTGACCCTGTACGTGAACCAACGAGAGTTTTTTAATCAGCCCCTCTTTATCCAGATTTTTAATCACTTCAAATGCACGATATGCATTTTCGGAAAAATCGGTCGGATGCAACACATGATCCAGTGATTTTTCATGAGCCATCTTGAGGACCAATTTTCGTTTCTCTACATCGTCATCATACCACTCCACTTCCATGTTGATCAGGTATACGGGCAACTCAGAACGGTGAAGAACTTCCGTTGCTGTGCTCCCCATCAGCATCTCCTGAACTTTACTGTGCCCCCGGTTTCCGATCACTACAAAATCTGCATCTCTCTCCTTTGCCGACTCCAAAATCTCTGTAGGCGGATAAAAGTGCACCCCGCTTCGAATATCGATTTCTACCGTAAGATCTTTGGCTTCCAGCTTCTTTTTATACTTTTCCAAAGCCTCACGATGCTCTTCGGTATTCACTTCTGTGCGCTTGGTGCTGTACGGAATCGGAACCACATTGACCAACGTCACTTTTTTCATGCCAAATTTTTTCAGATGAGGCACACAACTCACAATAAGGTCACTCGCTTCAGAAAGGTCAAGCGCTACAACTGCATGTTTAAATAGTATCGACATATCTTCTCCTTTTTATATTAAACTCTTCTATCTAATATCTCTGCCTTTAATGTATACAAAAGAACAGGTAACATGAATAGGGGATTCCTTGATTTGAAACGACTTAAGCAGATAATTTTTGTTTACCAATCGTAACCCCAGTCAATCTCTGCTTTCATGGCCAATTTCCCCTCCGGACCATGAATGCGGAGCGATGATTTGGTGTTATCCACACTTTTACCACAAATCGTTATCTGTTCGCCCAAATAGACCGGACCCAGATTTTCATATTGGATTTTCGAAATCACTTTGCCGTCAGCTTTCGATTTGAAAGCATCCAGCATCAGCAAAACCAAAAAAGGTGCATGTACAATTACATTCGGGTACCCCTCCATTTCCCGCGCATAATCCTGATCATAATGAATTCTGTGGCTATTAAACGTCAATGCCGAATAGCGAAACAGCTGAACGGAATCCGGTTTCGTCGATTTTCTCCAGTCCGGATCAATATCCAGTGGTTTTGTTCGAATCGGGTGAGCACCCTTTTCACTATCCTCTCTGTAAACCAGAGTCTGTTCTTCATCAATGGCCACGGCTCCACTTGAACTCACCTGGTGACGAATCGTTACAAAACAGAGGCGTCCTGTTTTACCGTCCTTCTCCTCAATTTTAGTAATCGTTGATTTTTTATCTGCCGGAATACCGGTCTTCAGAGGCTTTTTAAATTTAAGTGTGCCGCCGGCCCACATTCTTCGTGGAAGATCAATAGGTGGTAGAAAATCGCTGTTTCGCTCATGGCCGTTAATTCCTAAGTCAGCCTGAGGAATGGGCGGGTTAAAGTAGATCCAGTGACCACAAGGTGGAATTTCCAATCCTTCACCCACAGAATCCGGGCCGCCATTCATCAATGCTTCAAATTTCTGAAACTGTTCCGGTGCCATAGAGTCAGAAATATCAAACGTATTTCCAATCCATTCATTCACATTCATGATCCAAACTCCTTTCTAATTTTTTCATCGTGTTCGCCCAAAGCGGGTATGGGCCCAAACTCAGTAGAAAATCCAATAAACTGAGCCGGTCTGTCTGCCATTTTAATCAATTCCCCGTTCATCTCCACATCGGTCAGGCGAAGCTGCGGGTGTTCTGAAAACTGCCTGAGCGTGTTCAAGTTTGCAAACGCAATCTGATGCTTTTTCAGCAACTCTACAGTTTGCTGATGCGATAGCTGATCGATTCGGGATTGTATCAGCTCATTTAACTCCTCAACATGTTTCACACGATTGGAGTTTGAACTGAACTTCGGGTCTTCGAAATGAATCAAACCACTCAACACACCATCACAAAATCGTTTCCACTCCCGCTCATTTTGAATACCAACCATCACTTCCCGACCGTCTGATGTCTTGAACGGTCCATAAGGAGCAATTTCAGCATGAAAAACACCCTTTCGCTTGGGTGTTCTGCCGGCATATTTTTGATGAAACCACGGCACCATCATCCAATCGGCCATCGAATCGAACATAGAAAGCTTGATTGAAACTCCCTCTCCGGTTTGATCCCGATGCATCAACGCTTCCAAAATTGCTGAATAGGCGTGCATACCCGTACTAATATCAGCAATGGATATTCCAACTTTTGCACGCATGTCATCGTCCCCGGTCACATCAATCAAGCCTGATTCGGCCTGAACCAGATTATCATACGCTTTCATTTCGGAATACTCTCCCTCCTCTCCATAACCGCTGATATCACAGGTAATCAGTTTTGGATATTTTTCCCGCAGTGATTCACTCCCAAACCCCAGCTTCTTCATAGATCCGGGTTTCAGGTTTTGAATCAGTACATCCGCTTTTTTAACCAGATTTAGAAAGAGCTTTTTTCCTTCTTTCGATTTTAAATTGATCCGAACCGACTCCTTTCCGCGATTCACCCATGCAAAATAAGTGCTTTCACCGTTTACTGAATCATCATAATCCCTTGCAAAATCGCCCGACTCCCGTTCCACTTTAATTACACGCGCGCCGGCATCCGCCAGCCGACAACTTGCAAAAGGGGCTGATACTGCCTGCTCAACCGAGACAACCGTTACATTTTTAAGCGGCTGAAATTTCATGAAATTAAACTCTTCCTTTTCATTCAGATATAAAAAGAGCCGGATTCCTGAACAGAACCCGGCTTATTGGTCTTGAATTAATTTTCCTTTTTGGGACCTTCTCCCGGACCATTGCCATCCATTCCCTGTTGCTGTGATGGATCTACAAACTGTAATTGATTGCTCAATGAAGTTTGAAGTTCTTCAACATCATCTTCACTCAACACTTCGGAGATCTCTTTTACACCAACCTTTTGTAGAAGATTATATATCATCCGATTAAACAGCATTTGATGTGCTGCTGAGGAGAGCTGAACTAACTGCTCCTGAGGAACCTGAGCGCCGCTTAATTTGATCTTGTTGAAGATCGGCTCGAGCAGTTTTTCAATATTTTTGTTGAGCTGCTTTTCGAGCTCTTTGGCATCTTTATTCTCTTTACTGGTTACTTCCTTTCCTGATGGATCTACAATTTTCATAAAAGATTTTCTTCTGTTTAGGTTCTGTTTCTCATTATAACACAAAGGATAAGCATATCAATCCAAAATGGCGATTTTGATTCCTTATGTTAGAAAACCTCCAAGGTTTCCAAAACCTTGAAGGTTTTTTAGATTTGAAATCCATACTATCAAAAACTCTTAATCTGATTAACTGGCACATACCCAAAATGGAAAACGGCTTTCAGCATTATTTAGACCGGGCTTTACCACACATCCGCAAATGGTGGTTTTCGGTCATGTGCATCCCATTCTGCTGGGTTCTGGCAGAGCAGCAATGGATGGCGCTGGAGTGGGAGATCTCATTTGCATGGCAATATCCGTATCCCTTTTTTCTGTTTCCGTTTTTCTTCTTTATCGACTGGTTCCTTTTGATTGTACATGAGGCGGGCCATACCTTCTTCGGATTTTTTGGAAGCCGCTTTCTCACCATTTTAGGTGGAACCCTGTTACAAATATTACTCCCCTTTGTAATTTTTATCT
This portion of the Rhodohalobacter barkolensis genome encodes:
- a CDS encoding GIY-YIG nuclease family protein gives rise to the protein MSNSAQRYYTGSCDNVDRRLQRHNESRVSSTKYGVPWELVWYKKCDNRSEARKLELIIKKRGAKRFLSDQNSSQ
- a CDS encoding M24 family metallopeptidase, with translation MIRTGLLFLTSALILISCTSSNQQTADNPFDGPSPWPDIRKERVQTLLPQAMQRAEVDTWMILCRSNNNDPLARHIGCENAVAPAVFIFELEGDDIRSTVFTPPGEATALREVALHDSISVVDRSPGAMVEAADYINSNHRGRLAMNFSETNEIADGLSYSQYQSFTDLLIQPVINQIVSSEELVFEWLSVKSPDEIDILRKAAELTAQWEVEAYRRVIPNQTTDKDVADFLKAKMREYGVTDAWMPDQNPAVNSGPDRGHAHPTDKIIRPGDVIQIDFGIKVYDMWVTDIQRFAYVLQPDESEPPADIQKYWDVARDANRMVLEVMQPGITGLEVDRVQRNWLAENGSMNVMWNTGHPVGYVAHDVGPSLGGAQEGRDPSSTAYEPLRVGNVFAYDGFYMWEIEGGTKTISVEEMAVVTETGAEYLTEPQEELILISSD
- a CDS encoding universal stress protein, giving the protein MSILFKHAVVALDLSEASDLIVSCVPHLKKFGMKKVTLVNVVPIPYSTKRTEVNTEEHREALEKYKKKLEAKDLTVEIDIRSGVHFYPPTEILESAKERDADFVVIGNRGHSKVQEMLMGSTATEVLHRSELPVYLINMEVEWYDDDVEKRKLVLKMAHEKSLDHVLHPTDFSENAYRAFEVIKNLDKEGLIKKLSLVHVQGHHAIALKDPVSRDELTKQTEQILDEMRDQLSGNTRENAQIYITFGTPAKEIISAAEDNKATMLIMGSQGKGFVERFFIGGVSNQVTRQSKIPILLVPAERG
- a CDS encoding FAS1-like dehydratase domain-containing protein; amino-acid sequence: MNVNEWIGNTFDISDSMAPEQFQKFEALMNGGPDSVGEGLEIPPCGHWIYFNPPIPQADLGINGHERNSDFLPPIDLPRRMWAGGTLKFKKPLKTGIPADKKSTITKIEEKDGKTGRLCFVTIRHQVSSSGAVAIDEEQTLVYREDSEKGAHPIRTKPLDIDPDWRKSTKPDSVQLFRYSALTFNSHRIHYDQDYAREMEGYPNVIVHAPFLVLLMLDAFKSKADGKVISKIQYENLGPVYLGEQITICGKSVDNTKSSLRIHGPEGKLAMKAEIDWGYDW
- a CDS encoding CaiB/BaiF CoA transferase family protein, which gives rise to MKFQPLKNVTVVSVEQAVSAPFASCRLADAGARVIKVERESGDFARDYDDSVNGESTYFAWVNRGKESVRINLKSKEGKKLFLNLVKKADVLIQNLKPGSMKKLGFGSESLREKYPKLITCDISGYGEEGEYSEMKAYDNLVQAESGLIDVTGDDDMRAKVGISIADISTGMHAYSAILEALMHRDQTGEGVSIKLSMFDSMADWMMVPWFHQKYAGRTPKRKGVFHAEIAPYGPFKTSDGREVMVGIQNEREWKRFCDGVLSGLIHFEDPKFSSNSNRVKHVEELNELIQSRIDQLSHQQTVELLKKHQIAFANLNTLRQFSEHPQLRLTDVEMNGELIKMADRPAQFIGFSTEFGPIPALGEHDEKIRKEFGS